A genomic window from Desulfatiglans anilini DSM 4660 includes:
- a CDS encoding helix-turn-helix domain-containing protein, translating to MTEKCRIKISLTDLDRERLNRWLQSSKASKRVAARARIILDFDRGKPAAEVADSLGVSVALVYRWVSRYREKGLDGLRDFPRSGRPSKLSEQEVEGLVRSAMKKSPSHRGPWSIRSVAREAGVSKWQVEKIWKKSWSRAQSTKSVGSGAS from the coding sequence ATGACAGAAAAATGCCGGATAAAGATCAGTTTGACCGATCTCGACCGCGAGCGGTTAAATCGGTGGTTGCAGTCGAGCAAGGCTTCGAAGCGGGTAGCGGCCCGGGCTCGCATCATACTGGATTTCGACCGGGGCAAACCGGCAGCTGAAGTGGCGGATTCACTCGGTGTAAGTGTCGCTCTGGTCTACCGTTGGGTGAGTCGGTACAGGGAAAAAGGCCTCGATGGTCTGCGGGATTTTCCCAGATCCGGGCGACCCTCCAAATTGAGTGAACAAGAAGTCGAAGGCTTGGTCCGCTCTGCGATGAAAAAATCACCCTCCCATAGAGGCCCGTGGAGCATCCGGTCGGTTGCGCGGGAGGCGGGAGTAAGCAAATGGCAGGTCGAAAAGATTTGGAAAAAAAGCTGGTCGCGCGCGCAGTCCACGAAATCAGTGGGGTCCGGCGCTTCCTGA
- a CDS encoding methyltransferase translates to MKGHEHWTPGRILGVSGAYWQGCALQTAVKLKVFSWLEDERATAESLAERHRVNHRALTYLLNALAAMGLVEKEGASYRCTDEARRFLVEDSYEYIGHMVMHHHFLVEPWSRLDEAVMTGRPTRRQGLREGLERESFLMGMFNLAMGIAPDLVKRIDLMGRSRLIDIGGGPGTYAIHFCLHDPNLRAVVFDLPDTRPFAERTIARFGVQDRVHFAAGDYHSDPIPGSCDAAWLSHILHAEGPEGAARIVAKAVKALEPGGLLFIHEFIMDDSFDGPLFPALFALNMLVNTSEGRSYAQTEIRGIMADAGLGNIERLDFKGPNESGIMRGERR, encoded by the coding sequence ATGAAAGGGCATGAACATTGGACCCCAGGCCGGATTCTGGGGGTATCCGGAGCATACTGGCAGGGCTGTGCGCTTCAGACTGCGGTCAAGCTGAAGGTGTTTTCGTGGCTGGAGGATGAAAGAGCCACCGCAGAAAGTTTGGCCGAACGTCACCGGGTAAACCACAGGGCGCTCACGTATCTCTTGAACGCGCTTGCCGCTATGGGACTGGTCGAGAAAGAGGGCGCGTCTTATCGTTGTACGGATGAGGCCCGGCGGTTCCTTGTCGAGGATTCGTACGAGTATATTGGACACATGGTCATGCACCATCACTTCCTGGTGGAGCCCTGGTCGAGGCTCGATGAGGCCGTCATGACCGGGCGGCCGACCCGGCGGCAGGGCTTGAGGGAAGGGCTCGAGCGCGAGAGCTTCCTCATGGGGATGTTCAACCTCGCGATGGGGATTGCTCCTGATCTGGTCAAGAGGATCGATTTGATGGGGCGCTCCCGGCTGATCGATATCGGCGGGGGGCCCGGGACCTATGCCATTCATTTCTGCCTTCACGATCCGAATCTGCGCGCCGTTGTCTTCGACCTGCCCGACACCCGCCCCTTTGCCGAGCGAACCATCGCCCGGTTCGGGGTTCAGGATCGGGTTCATTTCGCCGCAGGGGATTATCACAGCGATCCGATCCCCGGTTCCTGCGATGCGGCCTGGCTTTCTCACATCCTGCACGCGGAGGGGCCGGAGGGTGCGGCCAGGATCGTGGCCAAGGCCGTAAAGGCCCTGGAGCCGGGAGGGCTTCTTTTTATCCACGAGTTCATCATGGACGACAGCTTCGACGGACCGCTTTTCCCCGCCCTCTTCGCCCTGAATATGCTCGTCAACACCAGCGAGGGGCGGTCCTACGCCCAAACGGAGATTCGGGGCATCATGGCCGATGCGGGCCTTGGAAACATCGAACGGCTCGATTTCAAGGGACCGAACGAATCCGGAATCATGCGTGGAGAGCGGCGCTGA
- a CDS encoding DUF2080 family transposase-associated protein, giving the protein MPDEKKSKSETASVDDAMVSGKVKFEVYGEEMVEKYVKLSGNSGRVYLPPDWVGCRVKIIRID; this is encoded by the coding sequence ATGCCTGACGAGAAAAAGTCTAAAAGTGAAACGGCTTCTGTCGATGACGCCATGGTCAGCGGAAAGGTTAAATTCGAGGTCTATGGTGAAGAGATGGTCGAGAAGTATGTCAAGCTGAGCGGAAACAGTGGCCGGGTTTATCTCCCCCCTGACTGGGTAGGCTGCAGGGTGAAGATTATCAGGATCGATTAG
- a CDS encoding GNAT family N-acetyltransferase: MVDRLIIRKIRVEDAEAIGRIDSAIIKKPSRIDFGHIIKEMVRKDEDVSCVAEVDGDVAGYMISYIIYSGFGLEKSAWIASLGVDPRFMGQGIGKAMAEEILRIYREKGIHHIYTAVRWDSVDLLSFFKTLGFDRSSFINLRKDLES, encoded by the coding sequence GTGGTCGATAGATTGATCATCAGAAAAATTCGGGTTGAAGATGCGGAGGCCATTGGGCGGATCGACTCCGCGATCATCAAGAAGCCTTCACGAATCGATTTCGGCCATATCATCAAGGAGATGGTCCGGAAAGACGAGGACGTGAGCTGCGTCGCCGAAGTTGATGGGGATGTCGCAGGATACATGATCAGCTACATCATCTACAGCGGTTTCGGCCTCGAGAAGAGCGCCTGGATAGCCTCCTTGGGGGTGGATCCAAGATTTATGGGGCAGGGGATCGGAAAGGCCATGGCCGAGGAAATCCTGCGCATTTACCGTGAGAAAGGCATTCACCACATTTATACCGCTGTCCGCTGGGATTCAGTGGATCTTCTCTCTTTTTTCAAGACCCTCGGCTTTGACCGCAGCAGCTTCATCAACCTCCGCAAGGATCTGGAATCCTAG
- a CDS encoding response regulator yields MGEHQSVKVLIVEKNAEITQTLKSILEKRGFDVSMEPRAEEGLQLLKKGGVALALAGSTEEGIPTLELMCKIVMQSPMTSLILISEFSSEELDEKAEGYGILGNIHPQTPADGLDELIDTFDNIHQALRTRK; encoded by the coding sequence ATGGGAGAACATCAATCGGTGAAAGTGCTTATTGTCGAAAAAAACGCGGAGATCACCCAAACGCTCAAATCCATCCTCGAAAAACGGGGCTTCGACGTTTCGATGGAACCCCGGGCGGAGGAAGGTCTGCAGCTTCTGAAAAAAGGCGGGGTTGCGCTGGCCTTGGCCGGCAGCACCGAAGAGGGCATTCCTACCCTGGAGCTGATGTGCAAGATCGTCATGCAGTCGCCCATGACCTCACTCATTCTCATCTCGGAGTTCAGCAGCGAAGAGCTTGACGAGAAGGCCGAAGGGTACGGCATTCTAGGCAACATCCACCCCCAGACCCCCGCCGACGGCTTGGATGAACTCATCGACACCTTCGATAACATCCATCAAGCCCTGCGCACTCGAAAATGA
- a CDS encoding MotA/TolQ/ExbB proton channel family protein: MFEFLAKGGVLVTPILFCSVLALAIFIERVIRFSVLRKRGRFVAERVATRIEGGDREGARQAASESRSPMGRILAQGLDVADQDRETFETVLAHATEEEVRDLSRYLQALATIANIAPLLGLLGTVIGMIKAFMVIQQMGGKVNAAVLAGGIWEAMLTTALGLAVALPAMVAHSWLLVQVDRYEARLQTGVVRFIKSLGRFQES, encoded by the coding sequence ATGTTCGAGTTTCTTGCAAAGGGCGGTGTGCTCGTGACGCCCATCCTGTTTTGCTCCGTTTTGGCCTTGGCGATTTTTATCGAACGGGTCATTCGGTTCAGTGTCCTGCGCAAAAGGGGGCGCTTTGTCGCCGAGCGGGTGGCGACCCGGATCGAGGGTGGCGATCGGGAAGGGGCCCGGCAGGCAGCGAGTGAAAGCCGTTCGCCCATGGGGCGCATCCTCGCGCAGGGGCTGGATGTGGCCGATCAGGACCGGGAGACCTTCGAGACTGTTCTCGCCCATGCCACCGAAGAAGAGGTGCGCGATCTGTCGCGCTATCTGCAGGCGCTCGCGACCATCGCCAATATTGCGCCGCTCCTCGGGCTTCTCGGCACGGTCATCGGCATGATCAAGGCCTTCATGGTGATTCAGCAGATGGGGGGGAAGGTCAATGCCGCGGTCCTGGCCGGGGGGATCTGGGAGGCGATGCTGACCACGGCCCTCGGGTTGGCGGTGGCCCTGCCGGCCATGGTCGCCCACAGTTGGCTTCTCGTCCAGGTGGACCGGTACGAGGCGCGTCTCCAGACCGGGGTCGTCCGTTTCATCAAGAGCCTCGGACGCTTTCAGGAGAGCTGA
- a CDS encoding ExbD/TolR family protein: MLVHRRKRPRYGIQAPLTSLIDIVFLLLIYFLLTTNFMVDEGIDVKLPQAQASRPQTRTEITVYVDAEGRAFLENTEMSLGELFKRLQELIGNAPDQMVLIKAERSVVLNKAVQVMDVAKAAGAGRLCLATEKGF; encoded by the coding sequence ATGCTGGTGCATCGAAGAAAAAGGCCGCGCTACGGCATCCAGGCTCCGCTGACCTCCCTGATCGACATCGTCTTCCTGCTGCTGATCTATTTTCTCCTGACCACCAACTTCATGGTCGACGAGGGGATCGACGTCAAACTGCCCCAGGCGCAGGCCTCCCGTCCGCAGACCCGGACCGAGATCACGGTCTATGTGGATGCGGAGGGCCGTGCCTTCCTGGAAAACACCGAAATGAGCCTGGGCGAGCTCTTCAAGCGTCTTCAGGAGTTGATCGGGAACGCTCCGGACCAGATGGTTCTCATCAAGGCCGAGCGCAGCGTGGTGTTGAACAAGGCGGTCCAGGTCATGGACGTCGCGAAGGCCGCCGGCGCCGGGCGGCTTTGCCTCGCGACCGAGAAGGGCTTTTGA
- a CDS encoding energy transducer TonB — MEAASGSGKRSNWLLRGLIAVSIAVHAVVFVHVAGIYDARDRDYIELTLQNEVEPATRSIPRPPQRNRQPPQTDVTQPSPLRPQPVKPPPAPPVPESFKAPNPSLVEPIAVPERPAMSKPGAVAWSAPKSVPGGAAAYGSSEDYFGMVRMKIEGNKKYPVVARKRQVEGRVKVRFVIESDGTVSDLVLSEGSRHAMLDEAALEAVRASAPFPPPPRRLFSGPVSLEVSILFELM; from the coding sequence GTGGAAGCGGCAAGCGGCTCGGGAAAGAGATCCAACTGGCTGTTGCGCGGATTGATCGCGGTCTCGATTGCCGTCCACGCGGTCGTCTTTGTCCACGTCGCCGGGATATACGACGCGCGGGATCGTGACTACATCGAGCTCACGCTGCAAAACGAGGTCGAGCCTGCAACCAGGAGCATCCCGCGTCCTCCACAGAGAAACCGTCAGCCTCCGCAGACGGACGTCACGCAGCCCAGCCCTCTGAGACCGCAGCCCGTAAAACCCCCGCCGGCCCCACCTGTCCCGGAGTCGTTCAAAGCCCCGAATCCCTCGCTGGTCGAGCCCATCGCGGTGCCCGAACGTCCTGCGATGTCGAAGCCGGGTGCAGTTGCCTGGTCCGCGCCGAAGTCCGTTCCAGGAGGGGCGGCTGCCTATGGTTCGTCCGAGGACTATTTCGGGATGGTCCGGATGAAAATCGAAGGCAACAAGAAGTACCCGGTCGTTGCCAGGAAGCGACAGGTCGAAGGGCGGGTCAAGGTCCGGTTCGTCATCGAATCAGACGGAACCGTCAGCGACCTGGTCCTTTCCGAGGGTTCCCGCCATGCGATGCTGGACGAGGCCGCCCTCGAGGCGGTAAGGGCTTCTGCGCCTTTTCCGCCGCCTCCAAGGCGTCTGTTCAGCGGGCCGGTTTCGCTCGAAGTGAGCATCCTTTTCGAACTGATGTAA
- a CDS encoding SAM-dependent methyltransferase has protein sequence MTARRFLASCTLLLFTLLLLPSQAALRAAEPGKLYVVGMGPAGPDLTAPRALAVIEKADVLLCSPRMPQRFAAFGTHIDPRKVAFDPWEKILGNEVRDLKKKDPTLWAKERDARIEEVQGFILERLKEGKTVALLDGGDPCVYGPSLQYLLQGFDDARFEVIPGMGAFNAAGAALKRSLTPENARFVFLTSPESLFGESWEKDDGILKDLAKYETTMILYMSLKTLDRIAERLSRYYPADLPIAIVYYAGYSGKETVLRTRLGSLLEDVKAMDENWLGLFVAGACAK, from the coding sequence ATGACAGCCCGCAGATTCCTGGCCTCATGCACCTTGCTGCTCTTCACGCTCCTGCTGTTGCCTTCCCAGGCCGCCCTCCGGGCCGCCGAACCCGGTAAGCTGTACGTCGTGGGCATGGGTCCGGCCGGACCCGATCTCACGGCGCCACGGGCACTCGCGGTCATCGAAAAGGCCGATGTACTCCTCTGCTCACCGCGTATGCCCCAGCGGTTTGCGGCCTTCGGGACCCACATCGACCCCAGGAAAGTCGCCTTCGACCCGTGGGAAAAGATTCTTGGTAACGAGGTTCGGGACCTCAAGAAGAAGGATCCCACCCTCTGGGCGAAGGAAAGGGATGCAAGGATCGAGGAGGTCCAGGGTTTTATCCTTGAAAGGCTGAAGGAAGGAAAGACCGTCGCTCTGCTCGACGGAGGAGACCCCTGCGTCTACGGCCCGAGTCTCCAATATCTGCTGCAGGGGTTCGACGATGCGCGCTTCGAAGTCATTCCAGGCATGGGGGCATTCAACGCGGCGGGCGCCGCCCTGAAACGCAGCCTCACCCCCGAGAACGCACGCTTTGTGTTCCTGACCTCGCCTGAGTCTCTCTTCGGTGAATCCTGGGAAAAGGATGACGGAATCTTGAAGGACCTTGCAAAGTACGAAACCACGATGATCCTCTACATGTCACTCAAGACCCTGGACAGGATCGCCGAAAGGCTCAGCCGCTATTATCCGGCCGACCTTCCGATCGCCATCGTCTATTACGCCGGCTATTCGGGCAAGGAAACGGTCCTCAGGACACGCCTGGGCTCTCTCCTGGAAGACGTCAAAGCCATGGACGAGAACTGGCTTGGGCTGTTCGTGGCCGGCGCCTGCGCCAAATAA